CGAGGACAGCTTTGTCCATTATGTCGAAGGCTGCACGGCGCCGATCTACAGCACCGATTCCCTGCACAGCGCCGTCGTGGAGATCATCGTCAAGAAAAACGCCCGCTGCCGCTACACCACCATCCAGAACTGGTCCCACAACGTGTACAACCTGGTGACGAAGCGGGCCGTGGCCTATGAGGGCGCCCACATGGAGTGGATCGACGGCAACATCGGGAGCAAGCTGACGATGAAATACCCCTCCGTCATCATGAAGGGAGAGGGGGCCAAGGCCGACGTTCTGTCCATCGCCGTGGCCGGCAAGGGTCAGCATCAGGATGCCGGCGCCAAGGTGACCGCCCTTGCGCCCAACTGCACGGCGACCATCGTTTCCAAGTCGATCAGCAAGGACGGCGGCAAAGTGACCTACCGGGGATTGACCAGTTTCGGCCGCAACTCCCAGGGCTCCAAAGCCAACGTCAAGTGCGACACGCTGATTTTGGACGACAAATCCACTTCGGACACGATCCCCTACAACGAAATTCTGAACGACGACATCACCCTGGAGCACGAGGCGACGGTCAGCAAGGTGAGCGAAGATCAGCTCTTCTACCTGATGAGCCGCGGCCTCAGCGAAGAGGAAGCCACACAGATGATCGTGATGGGCTTCATCGAGCCCTTCACCAAGGAATTGCCGATGGAATACGCGGTGGAGATGAACCGGCTCATTAAACTGGA
This genomic window from Planifilum fulgidum contains:
- the sufB gene encoding Fe-S cluster assembly protein SufB: MAKELPELSEYQYGFRDKDVSVYRSKKGLSREVVEEISRIKGEPEWMLEFRLKALEQFFKMPMPSDKNSRWFSILPGDLSELDFDDITYYVKPSERQGRSWDEVPEEIKRTFDRLGIPEAERKFLAGVSAQYESEVVYHNMKKELEEQGVIFCDTDTAVKEYPELVREYFGTVVPPTDNKFAALNSAVWSGGSFIYVPKGVRVEIPLQAYFRINSENMGQFERTLIIADEDSFVHYVEGCTAPIYSTDSLHSAVVEIIVKKNARCRYTTIQNWSHNVYNLVTKRAVAYEGAHMEWIDGNIGSKLTMKYPSVIMKGEGAKADVLSIAVAGKGQHQDAGAKVTALAPNCTATIVSKSISKDGGKVTYRGLTSFGRNSQGSKANVKCDTLILDDKSTSDTIPYNEILNDDITLEHEATVSKVSEDQLFYLMSRGLSEEEATQMIVMGFIEPFTKELPMEYAVEMNRLIKLEMEGSIG